One genomic region from Peromyscus eremicus chromosome 20, PerEre_H2_v1, whole genome shotgun sequence encodes:
- the LOC131896993 gene encoding cytochrome P450 2D20-like codes for MVLLIGAGLWSVVIFTVVFLLLVDLMYRRKFWTAHYPPGPVPLPGLGNLLQVDFQNMPYSLYKLQQRYGDVFSLQMAWKPVVVVNGLKAVREVLVNCGEDTSDRPPMPIFNHLGFGHKSKGVVFAPYGPEWREQRRFSVSTLRDFGLGKKSLEQWVTEEAGHLCDALAKEAGHPFNPITLLNKGACNVISSLIYAHRFEYEDPFLNKVLKILQEGFGEDSGFIAEVLNAVPVLLRIPGLPGKAFPKMTEFVNSLDKMLIDHKTSWDPAQPPRDLSDAFLAEMEKAKGNPESTFNDENLRMVVFDLFSAGMVTTSTTLYWALLLMILHPDVQSHVHQEIDEVIGQGRRPELADQARMPYTNAVIHEVQRFADIVPVNIPHMTSRDIEVQGFLIPKGTTLIPNLSSVLKDETVWEKPLQFHPEHFLDAQGRFVKHEAFMPFSAGRRVCLGEPLARMELFLFFTCLLQRFSFSVPDGQPRPSDRGIFALPVMPVPYELCTVLR; via the exons ATGGTGCTGTTGATTGGAGCTGGTCTGTGGTCTGTGGTCATATTCACGGTCGTCTTCCTGCTTCTGGTGGACCTGATGTACCGACGAAAGTTCTGGACTGCCCATTACCCTCCAGGCCCTGTGCCGCTACCTGGGCTGGGCAACCTGCTGCAGGTGGACTTCCAGAACATGCCTTACAGTTTGTACAAG CTTCAACAACGCTATGGTGACGTGTTCAGCCTGCAGATGGCCTGGAAGCCCGTGGTTGTGGTCAATGGACTGAAGGCGGTTCGGGAAGTGCTGGTGAACTGTGGAGAGGACACCTCTGACCGCCCTCCAATGCCCATATTTAATCATCTGGGCTTTGGGCACAAATCTAAAG GTGTGGTGTTTGCCCCTTATGGACCCGAGTGGAGAGAGCAGCGGCGATTCTCTGTGTCCACCCTGCGAGACTTCGGCCTGGGCAAGAAATCATTGGAACAGTGGGTGACAGAGGAGGCTGGTCACCTCTGTGATGCCTTGGCCAAGGAGGCTG gtcatccctttaatcccatcaccctCCTGAATAAAGGTGCATGCAATGTGATTTCATCCCTCATCTATGCCCATCGCTTCGAGTATGAAGACCCTTTCTTAAACAAGGTGCTCAAAATATTACAGGAAGGTTTTGGAGAGGACTCTGGCTTCATTGCTGAG gtGCTGAATGCTGTTCCAGTGCTGCTTCGCATCCCTGGGCTgcctggcaaagccttccccaagaTGACAGAATTCGTAAATTCACTGGATAAGATGTTGATTGATCACAAGACATCCTGGGACCCTGCCCAGCCTCCCCGAGACCTTTCAGATGCCTTCCTGGCTGAGATGGAGAAG GCTAAAGGGAATCCTGAGAGCACCTTCAATGATGAGAACCTTCGCATGGTGGTGTTTGACCTGTTTTCTGCAGGGATGGTGACCACCTCAACCACACTGTACTGGGCCCTGCTGCTCATGATCCTGCACCCGGATGTGCAGA GCCACGTCCACCAGGAGATTGATGAAGTCATAGGGCAGGGGCGGCGTCCAGAGTTGGCAGACCAGGCCCGCATGCCCTACACCAATGCTGTCATTCATGAGGTCCAGCGATTTGCAGACATTGTCCCAGTGAATATACCACACATGACATCCCGTGACATTGAAGTACAGGGCTTCCTCATCCCCAAG GGAACGACCCTCATCCCCAACCTGTCCTCCGTGCTGAAGGATGAGACTGTCTGGGAGAAGCCCCTCCAGTTCCACCCTGAACATTTCCTGGATGCCCAGGGCCGCTTTGTGAAGCATGAGGCCTTCATGCCATTCTCAGCAG GCCGCAGAGTATGCCTGGGGGAGCCTCTGGCCCGCATGgagctcttcctcttcttcacctGCCTCCTGCAGCGCTTTAGCTTCTCGGTGCCTGATGGACAGCCCCGGCCCAGCGACCGTGGCATATTCGCATTGCCAGTTATGCCAGTCCCCTATGAACTCTGCACAGTCTTGCGCtag